TCAGTTCAAAGACGCTTAACTTTTCTTTCTGTCTGCCTCTCAACCATCGTCTTCCATTTAACAAATGTCGGAAATGCCTCATCTTTTGTTTTTAGAAAATACACCCACACCATCCTCGAGTAATCATCaatcaaagtcataaaatacctAATACCACTCTTGGAAGAAACTCTACTTAGACCCCACAAGTCTGAATGTATATAATCTAACTTGTCTCTGGTCCTGTGTTCGACCTTCTTGCTAAACTTTATCCTTTTCTATTTACCAATCACACAAtgttcacaaaaattcaaaacttgATTTTTGTACCCATTCAGAAAATTCTGCTTACTCAACAAAAACAATCCCTTATCACTCATACGACTAAGTCGCAAGTGCCACAACTGCGACTGATTCAGATCATTATTCCAAGAAGCTACAACAACTACCCCTTCAACTACACTGGCCTGAAGATGATACAATTTAGAATGTGGTTTACCCTTTATGAGTACCATGTAGCCTTTACACACTTTAAGTATTTCATTCTCTGAGTGAAATTTATACCCTTGATCATCCAAAGTCGAAAGAGAAATGAAATTTCTCTTTATCCGAGGAACACACGAACACTCAATATTTTTGATAATTCCATCGAACATTCTCAATTTGATGTTACCAATCCCCTCTATTGGTAATGGATTATCATTTTCTATGTAGACAGTCCCACTCATTTGCTTGTAAGTTGCAAACCAATTCTTGTGTGGACACATATGAAAAATAGCACCAGAATCAAGAACCCATGAATTCTGCCCATGACTATAACACACAACACAAACTTTCCCTACATAGTCACTATCATCAGAATTATTGCTAGTGTCAACAATATTTGTTGAATTGTCTGTTTTCTATTTCCCTTTTTTCTTCTTCAgcttaggacaatctctcttgtagTGACCTTGCTCCCTGCACTCAAAACAGTTTTTCTTCCTTACTCTAGACTTTGATCTGGCGGTTGGCTTTTTtctggtcgacttttgctttttCGTAATGGTCCTAGAAGTCAAccggtcatcttcgactcttattttggattgatatcgattgtgcacatctgtccaagtaatagctgggtactcgatcagattttgcttcagccgccgcGAAGCCCTCGAGCTCCGctcatttagaccttgagtgaaagcttgaacaacccaatcgtctgtaaCTGGTggaagatccattcgttccatttgaaaacgagctacgaactcccttagcatctcgttatccttttgcattaccttgaacaggtccgactttctgatttcgacctttatggctccggcatgagcttttacgaagcaatctgcaagcatagcaaaagaatcaatggagttagatggtaaattatgatactatatcattgccccttttgacagggtttaaccgaattttttttaataatatagattcgatctcatcatcttccaaattattgcccttgatggcacacgtgtaagaagtgatgtgctcgttggggtcggtcgttccgttatatttgggtatttcgggcatacgaaattttttggggattggttttggggctgcactcgagggaaaaggcttttgaatgaatttttttgaatctagcccttttatcattggtggagcccccgggatctggtcgaccctggaattatatgtttttacttttttatcgttggcttcgactcgttttgtgagttcctcgagcaatttagtaatttcgggagtagtccccgattcttgctcatttggctTCTCTATGgatggttccgttctgtgggtgacttctcgaagcggattaggctccggcctgctttgtacctgagtttggctttgcaactgagctatcgctatttactgggcttgtaacatctcgaagatcatccgtaagctgactccgatctcctccacgttatgagcgtctcgagctacggatcgagtaccgccctgaatgcttctttccggttcggaatgcTGATTCGCCCCTAGAGCTAATTGTGAATTGACAtacaatggtacttcggctcgaatttcgggtgccatcatcgagtggccttccgaccccgggtgccaagttgttggtttcatcttgaaggccggcttcgtggtcgataggtgaagccattgctgatttaaagttgcaaactggcgtgtactttagatttatatcaaacgatcactgttacccttagccccacggtgggcgccaaactatttaccagaaaaatcggataacgttagatttgtggatagttctaaggatatgcgatacaatttgatataaattgcGTAGAAAAATGAAAATATGTGTATTTTTGACTGTGAGaacgaaaataataagcaaaaagaatgaataagtaaaataagcacaaggggATTACTATCAATATCTAGAGGAAGTGATCTTTTTTTATGTTCCCCCCTTTGTGTTCAACCTCctctagcttacaaggattcccccttttatagaagagggtcattaccaaaaaataataaaataaaacatgtagtggaagacccataatgacttgtctcttccttgattcccgccaagattctctttcttggtgtggttgcaacggctcttgtctgtgagctcgatactagctcgaactcgttactgggtcgggcccttcggtcttggatcgagttcgaccttcaagatgggcgtcgcgcatttccgacctcgaagcagtgccttgggGGTCGATTCGGGACTTCATTCGCATACTCAACAATCTTCCCCTTGAACTAAGTTCCACATAGCCCATTAGTTATCACGATCAACTGGTCAATTTTCGAGATTCATTGTGTACATCTACATTTTTAAAGTATTATGACAACCAAAGCCCGCAACTAGCTCCTTCTTGTATGTGCGTCTTCAAGCTCGTAAGGGTAAGCAAAGCAAGTCATGCACCATCACTTTGTCATCGACATACTCATTCACTGAATCTAGACtgtgataccagttgttgggctAAAACGGCCAAACAATACTCTTAACATGGTATGATATTAACAGTTTTGCGTTAAGCCCATATGATTTTCTCTAAAAGGCCTCACGCCATTAAGAGATCTCTACAACTTATATGTAGACTTCCAATCTTTTCAGCTACCAATGTGGGACTTTGTTTGGACAACCAATACACATaaatcgtttgagatacgtagaAGCTGATCATAGTGTCTTTTATGTATTAAAATGGAGTAAAATATACTAATCAACCAAAAGGATATAGTACAAATAACAGTTAAATTGGATTAGAATTGTAGTTTAGTGAAGATAGTGTTTCACCCTACCACTTAACTAGAGGGTTCCTATTCCACTAACGCGACCGTCCTCTCTCTGTCTTTCTTTGTGGCTTACTTCcacaaagaaacaagaaaaataaCTGAGGAAAAATGACCACACAAATTAGTTTTTGCGGAGATCAATTGAAGTAATTAGAGGTGACGTTAGTATTTGAAACTTAACGCATTTAAAATTTTAACTCTTTTATATTATTAAGACAAATACAAAATTTAAATTACAGTTATTAGGTTCATCCAAACTCGTATTTTAAACTCTAGCTCCGCCCCTAAAAGTAGCTGATCATTCTCCTATAGTACCTCTTCTCAGTAAAAAGACCAAAGAGGAGATAATATATGGCCTTTCGAAGTAGCAATCGATCCTTTCTCTTCTTGCTAATTAAGGCCCTTTTCTTTAGGTAAGAATCCCTTGACGATAAGGAGAACAATACGTAGTACCCTTCTTCTTATCATGTGATTTACTGTTCAGAATATTTGAAAAAGCATTTATTCCAGTCCAGCTAATTAAAGCAAAGTCAATTTATAAATACATGCAGAGTTATCTAGATACCTCTTTATATAGTACCTCCTTCTTCTTCTGTCTTCTCTTGGTACGGATAATATTATTGACTTTATGCAACAGCATGTTTATAGGATATCTCGGCTTTCATTTTTCAAATCAATACTTAGATGCCATTATGTATATGGGATTAAAAAAATGTAATTAAAATATTGATTCTTTTTAGTTTGAGAAGAAATGTACGAAGGAGAGTCTAGGAGCAGCGGTAAAATTATTTTTGTGGAACCTATAGGTCATGAGTTCGAGATGTGCATTAGGGTAGAGTGTCTACATTACACCCCTTTGGGGTGCGACTCTTCCCCGAACCCTGCGTAAATACGAGATGCCTTGTGTACGGATCTGCCCAAAAGATATATACACTCAATTTTTTCACTTTTAAAACTAATAGATTAAGACATAAAAAGGATCATTTTGTCAATCACTACAGTATATAGACGTGCTCATTCTCTCATATTAATTTCATATTAAATAATGATACCGAAATCATACTCTTTGTGGATCAGGTCATAAAGTAGTAAGAGAATGTTTGATTCCAAGAATATATTTCGAACAGTAAAATATTTCTATGGAAATTATTAGGACTACAACGTGACACAATTATCAAGTCCTAGAGAAGACGAATTGATCCTTTGTGAAACAATACATGATGATTAAGGAATAATTTGCATATCCACCTACTTGTCCCTTTTGGAATTCTGTAATCTCTTGTTCTGTTCATTTTGATCCCATGCACCACCTTAAGCCTTATATTTAGCCTTTCTACAATTTCACATTTCTCATACCAAATCAAGACTTAATTAATTAGTTATacaaatttcttttcttttagcTACACACACAACTTCACAAAAGTTTCTCTAACTTGCCATAGTCTAGtcaaaaccataaattttcttaAGGTATAAACATGGATATGGTGATGAAGTTGGGAGCAGAAAGTCCAGTGGTGATTTTTAGCAACAGCAGTTGCTGCATATCTCACAGTATTAAAACCCTAATCCGAGGTTTCGGAGCAAATCCTACAGTTTATGAGCTCGATAAACTTCCAAATGGGAGGCAAATGGAGAATACATTGGTTGAATTAGGGTGTCAACTAAGTTTGCCAGCCGTGTTCATTGGCAAGGATTTTGTTGGTGGTTCTAATGAGATTATGAGTCTTAATGTTAGAGGCAAGCTCAAACAATTGCTTCTAAGGGCTAATGCTATTTGGATATAGAGATCAATTAATTACTAGCTAGCGACGCACTAACTCTGGATCTTCGTCTTATAGTAGTGAAATcatatactccatccgtttcaatttatgtgaatccatTTGATtgagcacgaagtttaagaaaagataGAAGACTTTTGAACCAGTGGAGTAAAATGAGGCACCTATATTTTGTGTAgctataaatcattgtataaagataaattatttccaaataaggaaagtagttattcttttttaaaatgactaaaaaggaaataagttcacataaattgaaacggatggagtatataGTAGTGAATTTATCACAAATATATTTTGTTTTGTTGATGTACTTATAATAAAAGTATGCTTTTTTAAACTCAAACTAGTCAAAGAATCTGCGACCTTGTTAAATCAATTCTCCAAAGCCAATATTGTATTTTGGTCACTTATTCTTGAATAACTATCTCTACCAACAGTTTATTTGTAAATCTGTAAAAAAAACTTTGTACTATCAAGTTACATTTATCTGTTATAGCAAGTCAAATACTATAAATTTCAGATTGCATGACGGATTACACATAAATGTCTTTTGAGTGACTTGACAatagtatttttttcttttgtggcTGTCCCGTTTGGGATTTAACTTTTCATTACGCAAAAGAGAGAGGGAGAAAagagaattttagatttttaggaGCATAAAGGCATGTTTGGGATGCAACGAATCGATCTCGTTAAACTTTAGCGTAAAGGGACAAAATTCTTTTTAACGAGTTGCACCCGATTAaataaaagatatatatatatatatatatatatatatatatatatatatatatatatatatatatgaatcatATCTCTGTCTATGAATAGACCAAGATCATGTCTAACCTATGTGCTGGCACTACTTCAACCGCATAAAACAGGGCGGAGCGAACGTTTTTGATTAGGAGTTTGGTGAAATTCAGTAACTTTTTTGAAGATCTTATATTTGTCTTAAAttttttttgatatatatatatatatatatatatatatatatatatatatatataaaaggacTAGATTTTCGAATTCGTAAGATTCAAATCATGGTTCCGCTTCTAACAAAAAATACTATATGaatatgtttacccgaaaaatcggataacgttagatttgtgtatggttctaaggatatgcgat
This sequence is a window from Nicotiana tomentosiformis chromosome 5, ASM39032v3, whole genome shotgun sequence. Protein-coding genes within it:
- the LOC104089796 gene encoding monothiol glutaredoxin-S1-like; protein product: MDMVMKLGAESPVVIFSNSSCCISHSIKTLIRGFGANPTVYELDKLPNGRQMENTLVELGCQLSLPAVFIGKDFVGGSNEIMSLNVRGKLKQLLLRANAIWI